In a single window of the Melioribacteraceae bacterium genome:
- the recO gene encoding DNA repair protein RecO, with protein MSEILKTEAIVLKKIEFGETSRIAHFYTRDLGRISGIIKGAKSPKSKYGKTVDILNHLNIVLYNKHTREIQLISDIDLINHFRKTKDNYDKLKYALAVVELISALTVEHDPNKRLFEGTIKILKLIENGPEDESVLFLRYMLFFIKEIGYEFQLEECSICNRKILEGESISYIYDQGIVCAECRQDRITNVELNSELFNFLLCLSQKKNVSNISQIDISRLINILERFLINNVREFKGLNSLKM; from the coding sequence ATGTCTGAAATATTAAAAACAGAAGCGATAGTTCTAAAAAAAATAGAATTTGGTGAGACAAGCCGGATTGCGCATTTCTATACCCGGGACCTGGGCAGAATTTCCGGAATAATTAAAGGAGCTAAAAGTCCAAAATCAAAATATGGTAAAACTGTAGACATCCTAAATCATCTTAATATAGTTTTGTATAATAAGCACACACGAGAAATTCAATTGATATCTGATATTGACTTGATCAATCATTTTCGAAAGACAAAAGACAATTATGATAAGCTAAAATATGCGCTTGCAGTAGTTGAATTGATCTCTGCGCTAACTGTTGAGCATGATCCGAATAAACGGTTATTCGAAGGAACTATTAAGATACTTAAACTTATAGAAAATGGACCTGAAGATGAATCAGTATTGTTTTTAAGATATATGCTTTTCTTTATCAAAGAGATTGGATATGAGTTTCAACTGGAAGAGTGTAGTATTTGCAATAGAAAGATTTTGGAAGGGGAAAGTATTTCATATATCTATGATCAAGGAATTGTCTGCGCCGAATGCCGTCAAGATAGAATTACAAATGTAGAATTGAATTCGGAACTTTTTAATTTTCTTTTGTGTCTAAGCCAAAAAAAAAACGTATCTAATATCTCTCAAATAGATATTTCACGACTCATCAATATCTTAGAGAGATTTTTAATAAATAACGTTAGAGAATTCAAGGGTTTAAATTCCTTAAAAATGTGA
- the mtnA gene encoding S-methyl-5-thioribose-1-phosphate isomerase, whose translation MNIEALHFKEGYLHILDQIKLPFSVEYIITDDYEIIASAIERLSVRGAPAIGIAAAYALALSVKNVATEIENKFYTAYKRIAKTRPTAVNLFYAIDRMKKLAENRNHELSYNVLLEEAIKIHNEDIALCDGIAETGLKLFTKKMRIITHCNTGALATGGGGTALNVIKKAFQNNLVEIVYADETRPLFQGSRLTAFELAEEGIPFKIITDSTAAFLFKNKLVDIVITGADRIAANGDSANKIGTYNLAVLCSFHNIPFYIAAPSTTIDKKCSTGNDILIEERDKSEINSINDHRITLDHYHAFTPAFDVTPCNLITGIITESNIYSAPYNFNHV comes from the coding sequence ATGAATATTGAAGCATTGCATTTTAAAGAAGGTTATCTTCATATTCTTGATCAAATTAAGCTTCCCTTTAGTGTTGAATATATTATTACCGATGATTATGAAATTATAGCATCTGCAATCGAAAGATTATCGGTACGAGGTGCCCCGGCAATTGGTATTGCTGCCGCCTATGCACTTGCTCTCTCAGTAAAAAACGTTGCTACTGAAATTGAAAATAAATTCTATACTGCATACAAAAGAATAGCTAAAACTAGACCGACTGCGGTCAATCTTTTTTACGCGATTGATCGAATGAAAAAATTAGCAGAGAATAGAAATCATGAGCTAAGTTATAATGTATTACTAGAGGAGGCAATAAAGATTCATAATGAGGATATAGCTCTCTGCGATGGAATTGCTGAAACAGGATTAAAATTATTTACTAAGAAAATGAGAATCATAACACACTGCAACACCGGTGCACTCGCTACCGGCGGCGGTGGAACAGCACTAAATGTGATTAAAAAAGCATTTCAAAATAATCTTGTTGAAATTGTTTACGCTGATGAAACCAGACCATTATTTCAAGGCTCAAGATTAACGGCATTCGAGCTTGCAGAAGAGGGAATTCCGTTTAAAATAATTACCGATTCGACCGCGGCATTCCTCTTCAAAAATAAATTGGTGGATATTGTGATTACAGGAGCAGACAGAATTGCCGCCAATGGAGATTCCGCAAATAAAATAGGGACTTATAACCTTGCAGTACTTTGCTCATTTCATAATATCCCGTTTTATATTGCTGCTCCTTCAACTACAATTGATAAAAAATGTAGCACTGGAAATGATATTTTAATAGAAGAAAGAGACAAATCAGAGATTAATTCAATAAATGATCACAGAATCACTCTTGATCACTATCACGCATTTACCCCCGCATTTGATGTAACACCCTGTAATCTTATAACAGGCATAATAACCGAGAGCAATATTTATTCAGCACCATACAACTTTAATCATGTCTGA